One genomic window of Nicotiana sylvestris chromosome 10, ASM39365v2, whole genome shotgun sequence includes the following:
- the LOC104248118 gene encoding protein GIGANTEA-like isoform X1 — MAAAAAASERWIDGLHVSSLFWPPPQDAQQRKAQTAAYVKYFGQSTSEQFPEDIAELIRNRYPSKQNRLFDDVLATFVLHHPEHGHAVIHPIISCIIDGTLEYDKSSPPFASFISLVCPSSENGYSEQWALACGEILRILTHYNRPIFKVDRHENRADRSTSGSHASTSKSADSEPGVPSIQHERKTLRPLSPWITDILLAAPLGIRSDYFRWCGGVMGKYAAGELKPPSSAASRGSGKHPQLLPSTPRWAVANGAGVILSVCDEEVARYETATLTAAAVPALLLPPPTTPMDEHLVAGLPALEPYARLFHRYYAIASPSATQRLLVGLLEAPPSWAPDALDAAVQLVELLRAAEDYASGLRLPRNWMHLHFLRAIGIAMSMRAGIAADSAAALLFRILSQPALLFPPLRQVEGIEVQHEHVGAEATIEATVEATAQGIASMLCAHGPEVEWRICTIWEAAYGLIPLSSSAVDLPEIVVATPLQPPILSWNLYIPLLKVLEYLPRGSPSETCLMKIFVATVEAILQRTFPPDSSREENRKTRYVFGSAFKNLAVAELRTMVHSLFLESCASIELASRLLFVVLTVCVSHEAKPNGNKRPKGEDSHPPSEIGVDTLATVGEEKKIGSKKVKRQGPVAAFDSYVLAAVCALSCELQLFTLISRGTNQPDPKIIMDEAKPANDSSIELQNGIHSAVCHTRRILAILEALFSLKPSSVGTSWSYSSNEIVAAAMVAAHISDLFRRSKACMRALSILIRCKWDNGIHSRASSLYNLIDIHSKTVASILNKAEPLEAYLIHAPVLKERPRCLNGKKHYKYTSRTAEQPSVPQCKDSDCKASIVCGEGSHSSEVAGCTISKVFANFSLDASDLANFLTKDRHIGFNCNAQDLLKSVLAEKQELCFSVVSLLWHKLIASPETQPSAESTSGQQGWRQVVDALCNVVSASPGKAATAIVLQADRELQPWIAKDDDLGQQMWRINQRIVKLIAELIRNHDIAESLVILASAPDLLLRATDGMLVDGEACTLPQLELLEVTARAIQPVLDWGESGQAVADGLTNLLKCRLTATVRCVSHPSAHVRALSTSVLRAIMYAGSVRSSSAKQADVNGFHSPAYQYLSISIIDWKADIEKCLMWEANSRLENGMSAQFLDTAARELGCTISI; from the exons atggctgctgctgctgctgcaaGCGAAAGGTGGATTGATGGTCTTCATGTCTCCTCGTTGTTTTGGCCTCCTCCGCAAGATGCACAACAGCGGAAG GCTCAAACTGCTGCGTATGTTAAGTACTTTGGTCAGTCTACATCAGAACAATTTCCTGAAGATATAGCTGAG CTCATACGGAACCGGTATCCATCAAAGCAAAACCGACTTTTTGATGATGTTTTAG CGACTTTTGTTCTTCATCACCCAGAGCATGGACATGCTGTAATTCATCCAATTATTTCATGCATCATTGATGGTACACTGGAGTATGATAAAAGTAGTCCACCTTTTGCTTCTTTTATATCGTTGGTTTGCCCAAGCAGTGAG AATGGATATTCTGAACAATGGGCTCTTGCCTGTGGAGAGATTTTACGAATCCTAACACACTACAACCGCCCGATTTTCAAAGTTGATCGTCATGAGAATCGAGCAGATAGAAGCACCAGTGGAAGCCATGCTTCAACTAGTAAATCTGCTGACAGTGAACCTGGTGTGCCTTCTATACAACATGAGAGAAAAACCCTGAGACCATTGTCTCCATGGATCACTGATATATTGCTTGCTGCACCACTAGGGATTAGAAGTGATTACTTCCGTTG GTGTGGTGGTGTAATGGGAAAGTATGCTGCTGGAGAACTCAAGCCCCCTTCAAGTG CTGCTTCTCGTGGGTCTGGGAAGCATCCACAACTTCTGCCTTCAACTCCAAGGTGGGCTGTAGCTAATGGTGCCGGTGTCATTTTAAGTGTTTGTGATGAGGAAGTTGCTCGCTACGAGACTGCTACCCTGACTGCAGCCGCTGTTCCTGCACTTCTGCTTCCACCTCCAACGACGCCTATGGATGAGCATCTCGTTGCAGGACTGCCAGCACTTGAGCCATATGCACGTTTATTTCATCG TTATTATGCAATTGCTAGTCCAAGTGCCACCCAGAGGCTTCTTGTTGGACTTTTAGAAGCTCCACCATCTTGGGCTCCGGATGCACTTGATGCTGCGGTACAACTAGTGGAACTTCTACGAGCAGCTGAAGATTATGCATCTGGATTGCGT CTTCCTAGGAATTGGATGCATTTGCATTTCTTGCGTGCAATTGGAATTGCCATGTCCATGAGAGCAGGAATTGCTGCAGATTCTGCAGCGGCTTTACTTTTCCGAATACTTTCTCAACCTGCTTTGCTTTTTCCTCCCTTACGgcaagttgaaggaattgaagttCAACATGAACATGTGGGTGCAGAAGCCACCATTGAAGCCACAGTTGAAGCCACTGCCCAAGGGATTGCATCAATGCTTTGCGCACATGGTCCAGAGGTTGAATGGAGAATATGTACCATCTGGGAAGCTGCTTATGGCTTGATTCCTTTAAGTTCATCTGCGGTTGATCTCCCTGAAATTGTAGTTGCTACCCCTCTACAACCACCCATTCTTTCATGGAACCTGTATATACCCCTCCTTAAGGTTCTAGAGTATCTTCCTCGTGGGAGTCCATCGGAAACTTGTCTCATGAAAATATTTGTTGCTACCGTTGAAGCAATTCTCCAGAGAACGTTCCCACCTGATTCCTCTAGAGAGGAAAACAGAAAAACCAGATACGTTTTTGGCTCTGCCTTCAAGAACCTTGCTGTGGCAGAATTGCGAACCATGGTTCATTCGTTGTTCTTGGAGTCATGTGCCTCGATAGAGCTTGCTTCTCGTCTTCTTTTCGTTGTCTTAACTGTATGTGTCAGCCACGAAGCAAAACCAAATGGGAATAAAAGGCCTAAAGGCGAGGATTCTCACCCACCTAGTGAAATAGGGGTAGACACACTCGCAACCGTTGGAGAAGAGAAAAAGATAGGAAGTAAGAAAGTGAAAAGACAAGGACCTGTCGCTGCATTTGATTCTTATGTTCTTGCAGCTGTCTGTGCTCTTTCTTGTGAACTTCAGCTCTTCACTTTGATTTCAAGAGGGACAAATCAGCCAGATCCGAAAATCATCATGGATGAAGCAAAACCTGCAAATGATTCATCTATTGAGTTACAAAATGGGATTCATTCTGCCGTCTGTCATACTCGGAGGATATTGGCAATTTTAGAGGCACTGTTTTCCTTGAAGCCATCTTCTGTTGGAACTTCATGGAGCTACAGCTCAAATGAGATAGTTGCTGCAGCTATGGTAGCTGCTCATATTTCTGATCTGTTTAGACGTTCCAAGGCTTGCATGCGTGCTCTTTCTATCTTGATACGGTGTAAGTGGGATAATGGAATTCATTCCAGGGCATCTTCACTATATAACCTAATTGATATTCATAGCAAAACTGTCGCATCAATTCTCAACAAGGCTGAACCATTGGAAGCTTATTTAATACATGCACCAGTACTAAAGGAGCGGCCCAGATGCTTAAATGGGAAAAAACATTATAAATACACAAGTCGTACAGCAGAACAGCCATCAGTGCCTCAGTGCAAAGACTCTGATTGTAAAGCTTCAATTGTGTGCGGAGAAGGTTCACACTCAAGTGAGGTTGCAGGGTGCACCATCAGCAAAGTGTTTGCAAATTTCTCTTTAGATGCTTCAGATTTGGCCAATTTTCTGACAAAGGACaggcatataggatttaattgcAATGCACAAGATCTTTTAAAATCAGTGCTTGCGGAGAAACAAGAATTATGTTTTTCTGTTGTCTCATTGCTCTGGCACAAGTTAATTGCATCACCTGAAACCCAACCCAGTGCAGAAAGCACTTCTGGCCAGCAAGGATGGAGACAG GTGGTCGATGCACTATGCAATGTTGTATCAGCGTCACCTGGAAAAGCTGCAACAGCCATTGTTCTTCAG GCTGACAGGGAATTGCAACCATGGATTGCTAAAGATGATGATCTTGGTCAGCAGATGTGGAGAATCAACCAACGTATAGTAAAGTTGATAGCAGAACTAATAAGGAATCATGATATAGCAGAATCTTTGGTTATTCTGGCTAGTGCCCCAGACCTCCTTTTACGGGCCACAGATGGGATGCTTGTCGATGGAGAAGCATGCACCTTACCGCAACTGGAG CTTCTGGAAGTGACAGCTAGAGCAATTCAACCAGTGCTTGACTGGGGAGAATCCGGACAGGCAGTTGCTGATGGCCTCACAAACCTCCTGAAG TGTCGCTTAACAGCCACAGTTCGCTGTGTTTCTCATCCAAGTGCACACGTCCGTGCTCTCAGCACATCGGTTCTTCGTGCCATTATGTATGCTGGTTCAGTAAGATCTTCAAGTGCTAAACAAGCAGATGTAAATGGTTTCCACAGTCCTGCTTATCAGTACCTAAGCATAAGCATCATTGACTGGAAAGCGGATATTGAGAAATGTTTGATGTGGGAAGCAAATAGTCGGCTTGAAAATGGGATGTCTGCTCAATTTCTTGATACTGCTGCTAGGGAATTAGGCTGTACTATATCAATCTGA
- the LOC104248118 gene encoding protein GIGANTEA-like isoform X2, giving the protein MAAAAAASERWIDGLHVSSLFWPPPQDAQQRKAQTAAYVKYFGQSTSEQFPEDIAELIRNRYPSKQNRLFDDVLATFVLHHPEHGHAVIHPIISCIIDGTLEYDKSSPPFASFISLVCPSSENGYSEQWALACGEILRILTHYNRPIFKVDRHENRADRSTSGSHASTSKSADSEPGVPSIQHERKTLRPLSPWITDILLAAPLGIRSDYFRWCGGVMGKYAAGELKPPSSAASRGSGKHPQLLPSTPRWAVANGAGVILSVCDEEVARYETATLTAAAVPALLLPPPTTPMDEHLVAGLPALEPYARLFHRYYAIASPSATQRLLVGLLEAPPSWAPDALDAAVQLVELLRAAEDYASGLRLPRNWMHLHFLRAIGIAMSMRAGIAADSAAALLFRILSQPALLFPPLRQVEGIEVQHEHVGAEATIEATVEATAQGIASMLCAHGPEVEWRICTIWEAAYGLIPLSSSAVDLPEIVVATPLQPPILSWNLYIPLLKVLEYLPRGSPSETCLMKIFVATVEAILQRTFPPDSSREENRKTRYVFGSAFKNLAVAELRTMVHSLFLESCASIELASRLLFVVLTVCVSHEAKPNGNKRPKGEDSHPPSEIGVDTLATVGEEKKIGSKKVKRQGPVAAFDSYVLAAVCALSCELQLFTLISRGTNQPDPKIIMDEAKPANDSSIELQNGIHSAVCHTRRILAILEALFSLKPSSVGTSWSYSSNEIVAAAMVAAHISDLFRRSKACMRALSILIRCKWDNGIHSRASSLYNLIDIHSKTVASILNKAEPLEAYLIHAPVLKERPRCLNGKKHYKYTSRTAEQPSVPQCKDSDCKASIVCGEGSHSSEVAGCTISKVFANFSLDASDLANFLTKDRHIGFNCNAQDLLKSVLAEKQELCFSVVSLLWHKLIASPETQPSAESTSGQQGWRQVVDALCNVVSASPGKAATAIVLQGIATMDC; this is encoded by the exons atggctgctgctgctgctgcaaGCGAAAGGTGGATTGATGGTCTTCATGTCTCCTCGTTGTTTTGGCCTCCTCCGCAAGATGCACAACAGCGGAAG GCTCAAACTGCTGCGTATGTTAAGTACTTTGGTCAGTCTACATCAGAACAATTTCCTGAAGATATAGCTGAG CTCATACGGAACCGGTATCCATCAAAGCAAAACCGACTTTTTGATGATGTTTTAG CGACTTTTGTTCTTCATCACCCAGAGCATGGACATGCTGTAATTCATCCAATTATTTCATGCATCATTGATGGTACACTGGAGTATGATAAAAGTAGTCCACCTTTTGCTTCTTTTATATCGTTGGTTTGCCCAAGCAGTGAG AATGGATATTCTGAACAATGGGCTCTTGCCTGTGGAGAGATTTTACGAATCCTAACACACTACAACCGCCCGATTTTCAAAGTTGATCGTCATGAGAATCGAGCAGATAGAAGCACCAGTGGAAGCCATGCTTCAACTAGTAAATCTGCTGACAGTGAACCTGGTGTGCCTTCTATACAACATGAGAGAAAAACCCTGAGACCATTGTCTCCATGGATCACTGATATATTGCTTGCTGCACCACTAGGGATTAGAAGTGATTACTTCCGTTG GTGTGGTGGTGTAATGGGAAAGTATGCTGCTGGAGAACTCAAGCCCCCTTCAAGTG CTGCTTCTCGTGGGTCTGGGAAGCATCCACAACTTCTGCCTTCAACTCCAAGGTGGGCTGTAGCTAATGGTGCCGGTGTCATTTTAAGTGTTTGTGATGAGGAAGTTGCTCGCTACGAGACTGCTACCCTGACTGCAGCCGCTGTTCCTGCACTTCTGCTTCCACCTCCAACGACGCCTATGGATGAGCATCTCGTTGCAGGACTGCCAGCACTTGAGCCATATGCACGTTTATTTCATCG TTATTATGCAATTGCTAGTCCAAGTGCCACCCAGAGGCTTCTTGTTGGACTTTTAGAAGCTCCACCATCTTGGGCTCCGGATGCACTTGATGCTGCGGTACAACTAGTGGAACTTCTACGAGCAGCTGAAGATTATGCATCTGGATTGCGT CTTCCTAGGAATTGGATGCATTTGCATTTCTTGCGTGCAATTGGAATTGCCATGTCCATGAGAGCAGGAATTGCTGCAGATTCTGCAGCGGCTTTACTTTTCCGAATACTTTCTCAACCTGCTTTGCTTTTTCCTCCCTTACGgcaagttgaaggaattgaagttCAACATGAACATGTGGGTGCAGAAGCCACCATTGAAGCCACAGTTGAAGCCACTGCCCAAGGGATTGCATCAATGCTTTGCGCACATGGTCCAGAGGTTGAATGGAGAATATGTACCATCTGGGAAGCTGCTTATGGCTTGATTCCTTTAAGTTCATCTGCGGTTGATCTCCCTGAAATTGTAGTTGCTACCCCTCTACAACCACCCATTCTTTCATGGAACCTGTATATACCCCTCCTTAAGGTTCTAGAGTATCTTCCTCGTGGGAGTCCATCGGAAACTTGTCTCATGAAAATATTTGTTGCTACCGTTGAAGCAATTCTCCAGAGAACGTTCCCACCTGATTCCTCTAGAGAGGAAAACAGAAAAACCAGATACGTTTTTGGCTCTGCCTTCAAGAACCTTGCTGTGGCAGAATTGCGAACCATGGTTCATTCGTTGTTCTTGGAGTCATGTGCCTCGATAGAGCTTGCTTCTCGTCTTCTTTTCGTTGTCTTAACTGTATGTGTCAGCCACGAAGCAAAACCAAATGGGAATAAAAGGCCTAAAGGCGAGGATTCTCACCCACCTAGTGAAATAGGGGTAGACACACTCGCAACCGTTGGAGAAGAGAAAAAGATAGGAAGTAAGAAAGTGAAAAGACAAGGACCTGTCGCTGCATTTGATTCTTATGTTCTTGCAGCTGTCTGTGCTCTTTCTTGTGAACTTCAGCTCTTCACTTTGATTTCAAGAGGGACAAATCAGCCAGATCCGAAAATCATCATGGATGAAGCAAAACCTGCAAATGATTCATCTATTGAGTTACAAAATGGGATTCATTCTGCCGTCTGTCATACTCGGAGGATATTGGCAATTTTAGAGGCACTGTTTTCCTTGAAGCCATCTTCTGTTGGAACTTCATGGAGCTACAGCTCAAATGAGATAGTTGCTGCAGCTATGGTAGCTGCTCATATTTCTGATCTGTTTAGACGTTCCAAGGCTTGCATGCGTGCTCTTTCTATCTTGATACGGTGTAAGTGGGATAATGGAATTCATTCCAGGGCATCTTCACTATATAACCTAATTGATATTCATAGCAAAACTGTCGCATCAATTCTCAACAAGGCTGAACCATTGGAAGCTTATTTAATACATGCACCAGTACTAAAGGAGCGGCCCAGATGCTTAAATGGGAAAAAACATTATAAATACACAAGTCGTACAGCAGAACAGCCATCAGTGCCTCAGTGCAAAGACTCTGATTGTAAAGCTTCAATTGTGTGCGGAGAAGGTTCACACTCAAGTGAGGTTGCAGGGTGCACCATCAGCAAAGTGTTTGCAAATTTCTCTTTAGATGCTTCAGATTTGGCCAATTTTCTGACAAAGGACaggcatataggatttaattgcAATGCACAAGATCTTTTAAAATCAGTGCTTGCGGAGAAACAAGAATTATGTTTTTCTGTTGTCTCATTGCTCTGGCACAAGTTAATTGCATCACCTGAAACCCAACCCAGTGCAGAAAGCACTTCTGGCCAGCAAGGATGGAGACAG GTGGTCGATGCACTATGCAATGTTGTATCAGCGTCACCTGGAAAAGCTGCAACAGCCATTGTTCTTCAG GGAATTGCAACCATGGATTGCTAA